The following proteins come from a genomic window of Luteitalea sp.:
- a CDS encoding PDZ domain-containing protein has product MPARRTTWFYLLLVAVASTAIGMVLASRLDLASHSVASGPTAPPPMNSAPLTGPVDAQTFRNVASAVSPIVVNIRTESTQRRGSTELFDGDDMFRRFFGGEPRDRPRRNAPRERVEGAGSGFIIDKAGFILTNNHVVEGALGIEIGFFGGAPDDYYPAKVVGRDPLTDSALIQLTRLPTRELPVARFGDSDLMQPGDWVMAIGNPFNFEHSISVGVISGLGRPLDVADGRRVNTLQTDAAINPGNSGGPMLNIRGEVVGVNTAILTARANNLGIGFAVPINVIREIIPQLREGRVTRGVIGIRIHPLPSVGFEDFGLTRHVGALVAAVDPEGPASRAGLQPGDVIVEFGGREVRDDGELVDLVTRAQPGARVAVRILRHQKPQTMQVVIGELRHDQDERQPRRETTSSRDPESGGIGVTLDEVPPELVRRLRLQRVARGALIADIEPQSAAEGALLRGDVIIEINDRRVANAADAAKQLEAVPQDRLARLLVLRDGQRVFVPVRK; this is encoded by the coding sequence ATGCCGGCTCGCAGAACGACGTGGTTCTATTTGCTGCTCGTCGCGGTCGCCTCCACAGCGATCGGCATGGTGCTCGCCTCGCGTCTCGATCTGGCGTCCCATTCGGTGGCGAGCGGTCCGACCGCGCCGCCCCCCATGAACAGTGCGCCGCTCACCGGACCGGTGGACGCGCAAACGTTTCGCAATGTGGCGAGCGCGGTCAGCCCCATCGTCGTGAATATTCGCACGGAATCGACCCAGCGTCGCGGCTCCACCGAGCTCTTCGACGGAGACGACATGTTCCGCCGCTTCTTTGGCGGCGAACCGCGCGACCGCCCGCGCCGCAACGCGCCGCGCGAGCGTGTCGAGGGAGCGGGCTCCGGCTTCATCATCGACAAGGCGGGCTTCATCCTGACCAACAACCACGTCGTCGAGGGTGCACTGGGTATCGAGATTGGCTTCTTCGGCGGCGCACCGGATGATTACTATCCGGCGAAGGTCGTGGGACGCGATCCGCTGACCGACAGCGCGCTCATTCAGCTCACGCGGCTCCCCACCCGCGAGCTGCCGGTCGCGCGCTTCGGCGATTCGGATCTGATGCAGCCGGGTGACTGGGTGATGGCCATCGGGAACCCGTTCAACTTCGAACACTCCATCAGTGTCGGCGTCATCAGCGGCCTCGGCAGGCCCCTCGATGTGGCCGACGGCCGACGCGTCAACACGCTCCAGACCGACGCGGCCATCAACCCTGGCAATTCTGGCGGCCCGATGCTCAACATCCGCGGCGAGGTCGTTGGAGTGAACACCGCCATTCTGACGGCGCGCGCCAACAATTTGGGCATCGGCTTTGCCGTGCCCATCAATGTCATACGGGAGATCATCCCTCAGCTTCGGGAAGGCCGCGTCACGCGCGGCGTGATCGGCATTCGCATTCACCCGCTGCCGTCGGTGGGATTCGAGGACTTTGGCCTGACGCGCCATGTGGGCGCTCTTGTCGCCGCCGTCGATCCGGAAGGTCCGGCGAGCCGGGCCGGCCTCCAACCGGGCGACGTCATCGTCGAGTTCGGTGGCCGCGAAGTACGGGACGATGGGGAGCTCGTCGACCTCGTGACGCGTGCGCAGCCTGGGGCGCGGGTCGCGGTGAGGATACTTCGCCACCAGAAGCCGCAGACGATGCAGGTGGTGATTGGGGAGCTCAGGCACGACCAAGACGAGCGGCAACCTCGCCGCGAGACGACATCCTCTCGCGATCCGGAAAGCGGCGGTATCGGCGTGACACTGGACGAAGTGCCGCCCGAGCTCGTTCGCCGATTGCGCCTCCAGCGGGTCGCCCGTGGAGCGTTGATTGCCGATATCGAGCCGCAGAGCGCGGCCGAAGGCGCCCTCCTTCGCGGCGATGTGATCATCGAGATCAACGATCGGCGCGTCGCCAACGCCGCTGATGCCGCCAAGCAACTGGAAGCGGTCCCGCAGGATCGTCTGGCCAGACTGCTCGTGCTGCGCGATGGACAGCGCGTGTTCGTCCCGGTGCGAAAATGA
- a CDS encoding CYTH domain-containing protein has protein sequence MTRPGVEREIKLRFPSVGEARRAVITSGATPVAARRLQEDTLLDTSERLLGERGCTLRVRRDGKESRVTFKGPVQPAAMKVREEIETAVGDGPTMLELLGRLGFSPSVRYQKYREEFSAPGILVAIDETPVGVFVELEGSEEGIAATASALGRTESDYIRESYLTLFRAHREALGLRGPDMLFQP, from the coding sequence ATGACACGTCCGGGCGTCGAGCGTGAGATCAAGCTGCGTTTTCCGTCGGTAGGCGAGGCTCGGCGTGCGGTGATCACCTCCGGGGCCACGCCCGTCGCTGCGAGGCGTCTTCAGGAGGATACATTGCTCGACACCTCCGAACGCCTGCTCGGTGAGCGCGGTTGCACGCTGAGAGTTCGTAGGGATGGGAAAGAGAGCCGCGTGACGTTCAAGGGCCCGGTTCAGCCTGCCGCGATGAAAGTGCGCGAGGAGATCGAAACCGCTGTGGGCGATGGCCCAACCATGCTCGAGCTGCTCGGTCGGCTCGGCTTCAGCCCCTCCGTCCGTTACCAGAAGTATCGCGAGGAATTCTCCGCGCCAGGCATCCTCGTGGCCATCGACGAGACGCCCGTGGGCGTGTTCGTCGAGCTGGAAGGGAGCGAGGAGGGCATTGCTGCGACGGCCTCGGCGCTCGGCCGCACCGAATCGGACTACATTCGCGAGTCCTACCTCACGCTGTTCCGGGCACACCGCGAAGCGCTCGGCCTCCGCGGTCCGGACATGTTGTTTCAACCGTGA
- a CDS encoding NTP transferase domain-containing protein: MTVWPPPTMVLTAGVGSRLHPLSHLRAKAALPVAGVPLICRILARLRAHGIRDVVLNLHHRPETVAAIVGDGSDSGVRVRYSWEPRLLGSAGGVSRAVPLLDAEHLLIVNGDSLTDLDVRAVWDAHVRSGAKVTLALAPFPAPGRYGGVVLSPDGAVTGFRRRGEAHVGLDSPQVWHFIGVQVVARALFASLPADAAVESVRDLYPTLLSEQPSAVRGFVSGATFLDTGTSTDYLDTSLELAGAEGGRLALIGRGSRVAPSASVVDTIVWDAVSVGPACELTRCIVTDRVDVPAGSRYESSILMRRGDCPEDAKARVDGELAIVELR, encoded by the coding sequence GTGACAGTCTGGCCGCCACCCACGATGGTGCTGACGGCGGGCGTCGGTTCTCGCCTGCATCCACTCTCACACCTGAGGGCGAAGGCGGCGCTGCCGGTCGCGGGTGTGCCGCTCATCTGCCGCATCCTGGCACGGCTGCGGGCACACGGGATTCGAGACGTCGTTCTGAATCTGCATCATCGCCCCGAGACGGTCGCCGCGATCGTGGGCGATGGAAGCGACAGCGGCGTGCGTGTTCGCTACTCGTGGGAGCCGCGCCTGCTTGGGTCCGCCGGCGGCGTCAGTCGTGCCGTGCCGCTGCTCGATGCGGAGCATCTTCTGATCGTCAACGGCGACAGCCTCACGGACCTGGATGTCCGCGCGGTTTGGGACGCCCATGTGCGGTCTGGTGCCAAGGTGACGTTGGCGCTCGCGCCGTTTCCCGCACCAGGCAGATACGGTGGGGTCGTGCTCTCACCCGACGGTGCCGTCACCGGTTTTCGACGCCGCGGCGAGGCTCACGTCGGCCTGGATTCGCCACAGGTCTGGCATTTCATTGGCGTCCAGGTCGTCGCGCGCGCGCTTTTCGCGTCACTGCCAGCTGACGCGGCTGTCGAATCCGTCCGCGACCTCTATCCAACACTCTTGAGCGAGCAGCCGAGCGCTGTTCGAGGATTCGTCAGCGGTGCGACGTTCCTCGACACTGGCACCAGCACCGATTACCTCGACACGTCTCTAGAGCTGGCCGGAGCCGAAGGCGGCCGACTCGCGCTCATCGGACGCGGGAGTCGCGTGGCGCCGAGCGCGTCTGTCGTCGACACCATTGTGTGGGACGCCGTCTCTGTGGGGCCCGCCTGCGAGCTCACGCGCTGCATCGTGACCGATCGCGTCGACGTCCCGGCGGGATCACGATACGAGTCGAGTATCCTTATGCGCCGCGGCGACTGCCCCGAAGACGCGAAGGCACGCGTCGACGGCGAGCTGGCGATTGTGGAATTGAGGTAG
- a CDS encoding phosphotransferase has translation MITEGEQRVQAYLDRAGRGGRVVRLTSDASDRRYFRLLIPSETPVVIALYPSSFDAERLSFLNVTQLLGEMPIPIPEVLDCAQDLGILVLEDLGDVTLQAHLGAAPSSDHAALYREAVRLIATLQRCGAELASPRYTPYTVAFDIDKLTWELQFFMKHFLIAYRGAALHETTRAALSEEFALIVEQVASEPHVLCHRDYHSRNLMLHRERLYVIDFQDARMGPNTYDLVSLLRDSYVDVQDATVNDLIAYFLPLIGQANRVDEFRARFDMMALQRNLKALGTFGYQTTARANPVYIQYIPRTLRYVRDNLFRNRRRFGRLHDILAEHLPELRR, from the coding sequence ATGATCACCGAAGGCGAGCAACGTGTGCAGGCCTATCTCGATCGCGCTGGACGCGGCGGTCGAGTCGTGAGGCTCACCAGCGATGCGTCCGATCGACGGTACTTCCGTCTCTTGATACCGTCGGAGACGCCGGTGGTCATCGCGCTCTATCCCTCCAGCTTCGACGCGGAGCGGCTCTCGTTCCTCAATGTGACGCAGCTCCTCGGCGAGATGCCGATCCCCATCCCGGAGGTGCTCGACTGTGCGCAGGATCTCGGCATTCTCGTCCTGGAGGACCTGGGCGACGTCACGTTGCAGGCGCATCTGGGTGCGGCGCCATCGTCGGATCACGCGGCGCTGTACCGCGAGGCGGTGCGGCTCATTGCCACGCTCCAGCGGTGTGGCGCCGAGCTCGCGTCGCCGCGTTACACGCCCTACACGGTGGCCTTCGACATCGACAAGCTGACATGGGAGCTCCAGTTCTTCATGAAGCACTTTCTCATCGCCTATCGCGGCGCCGCGCTCCACGAGACCACGCGCGCCGCGCTCAGCGAAGAATTCGCTCTCATCGTCGAGCAGGTGGCGTCAGAGCCCCATGTGCTCTGTCACCGGGACTACCACAGTCGCAACCTCATGCTCCACCGTGAACGTCTCTACGTGATTGATTTCCAGGACGCGCGGATGGGGCCCAACACCTATGACTTGGTGTCGCTGCTCCGCGACTCGTACGTGGACGTGCAGGATGCGACCGTGAACGACCTGATCGCGTATTTCCTCCCGCTCATCGGCCAGGCGAACCGCGTCGACGAGTTCCGTGCGCGCTTCGATATGATGGCGCTCCAGCGCAACCTGAAGGCGCTCGGCACGTTCGGCTATCAGACGACGGCCCGCGCGAATCCCGTCTACATCCAATACATCCCGCGCACGCTGCGCTACGTTCGGGACAATCTGTTCCGCAACCGGCGGCGCTTCGGCCGGCTGCACGACATACTCGCCGAACATCTGCCAGAGCTGCGCCGTTGA
- a CDS encoding TIM barrel protein, producing the protein MPLYPLSLYPLSLYPFAPFPLSLAIRVEFGLSTHIVYPERLSRRHLDALAESAFTRVELFALRSHFDYHDPGAVQALRAWLSETGLALHSVHAPITNELRNSVWGEPFSIGASDASRRTTAVQEAARALAIADEIPYGYLVVHVGVPDQYATPDDNRHDAVRRSLEELQALAAPRGVHLALEVIPNALSTPDALVRLVDEELEIPGAGLCFDFGHAFLMGDVVDGIEACSGHLLTTHVHDNGGTRDDHLLPFRGGIDWASATTALQKIGYDGALVLELAASADLNVTLDAARDVRHRLEPLLDPAQADWNPWSGL; encoded by the coding sequence TTGCCCCTTTATCCCTTATCCCTTTATCCCTTATCCCTTTATCCCTTTGCCCCTTTTCCCTTAAGCTTGGCGATACGCGTGGAATTCGGTCTGTCTACCCACATCGTGTATCCGGAGCGTCTGAGTCGTCGGCACCTCGATGCGCTGGCGGAGTCAGCCTTCACGCGCGTCGAGCTCTTTGCCTTGCGGAGCCACTTCGACTACCACGACCCGGGCGCGGTGCAAGCGCTTCGTGCGTGGCTCAGCGAGACCGGCTTGGCCCTGCACAGTGTCCACGCACCAATCACGAATGAGCTCCGCAACAGCGTGTGGGGCGAGCCGTTCTCGATTGGCGCGTCGGACGCCAGCCGGCGCACGACGGCCGTTCAGGAAGCGGCCCGCGCGCTCGCCATTGCGGATGAGATTCCGTACGGTTATCTCGTCGTTCACGTCGGGGTGCCAGATCAGTACGCGACGCCAGACGACAACCGGCATGACGCGGTGCGGCGGAGCCTCGAGGAGCTGCAGGCGCTTGCCGCTCCACGCGGCGTGCACCTGGCGCTCGAAGTGATCCCCAATGCGCTATCGACGCCCGATGCCCTGGTTCGCCTCGTCGACGAAGAGCTCGAGATTCCTGGCGCAGGCCTCTGCTTTGATTTCGGACACGCGTTCCTGATGGGCGATGTCGTCGACGGTATCGAGGCGTGTTCGGGGCACCTTCTGACGACGCACGTGCACGACAACGGCGGCACGCGCGACGATCATCTGTTGCCATTTCGAGGCGGCATCGACTGGGCCTCGGCCACGACGGCGCTGCAGAAGATCGGCTACGACGGCGCACTCGTCCTGGAGCTCGCAGCGAGCGCCGACCTGAACGTCACGCTCGATGCGGCGCGAGACGTGCGACATCGCCTCGAACCGTTGCTCGACCCAGCCCAGGCCGACTGGAACCCGTGGAGCGGCCTCTAG
- the asnS gene encoding asparagine--tRNA ligase produces the protein MPIAYIQDIARHEGQDVTIRGWLHNRRSSGKIHFLVVRDGTGFVQAVMSKAAVGDEAFRDAGHLGQESAVIVAGHVRADARAPGGYEIDVRDLQVVSEARDFPISPKEHGVEYLLDRRHLWIRSQRQHAILRVRHEVVNAVRDFFNREGFILADAPIFTPAACEGTTTLFPVQYFEDNTAYLTQSGQLYNEATALALGRTYCFGPTFRAEKSKTRRHLTEFWMVEPEMAYATLDDVMSLAEGLVVSVVERVLETRQPELRTLERDTRRLEQVKAPFPRITYDEAIERLRASGQQVNWGGDFGGTDETVLSAQFDRPVMVHRFPAAVKAFYMKPDPERPDIALGVDVLAPEGYGEIVGGGERLADYDLLLERIKAHQLPPEAFEWYLDLRRWGSVPHGGFGMGVERVVAWICGLEHVRETIPFPRMLYRLSP, from the coding sequence ATGCCAATCGCTTACATCCAAGATATCGCGCGGCACGAAGGCCAGGACGTCACGATCCGTGGCTGGCTCCACAATCGCCGCTCGAGCGGCAAGATCCACTTCCTCGTCGTCCGCGATGGTACCGGATTCGTCCAAGCAGTGATGTCCAAAGCGGCCGTGGGTGACGAGGCGTTTCGGGACGCGGGCCACCTCGGCCAGGAGAGCGCCGTCATCGTCGCGGGACATGTGCGCGCCGACGCGCGCGCCCCTGGCGGCTATGAGATTGACGTGCGCGATCTCCAGGTCGTGAGCGAGGCTAGGGATTTCCCGATCTCACCGAAGGAGCACGGCGTCGAGTACCTGCTCGACCGGCGCCATCTCTGGATACGGTCGCAGCGGCAGCACGCGATCTTGCGCGTGCGCCACGAGGTGGTCAACGCCGTTCGCGACTTCTTCAATCGCGAGGGGTTCATCCTGGCCGACGCGCCCATCTTCACGCCGGCGGCGTGCGAGGGCACGACGACGCTATTCCCGGTTCAGTACTTCGAGGACAACACGGCATACCTCACGCAGAGCGGACAGCTCTACAACGAGGCTACGGCGCTGGCGCTTGGCCGGACGTACTGTTTCGGTCCGACGTTCCGCGCAGAGAAGTCGAAGACGCGGAGGCACCTCACAGAGTTCTGGATGGTCGAGCCCGAGATGGCGTACGCGACCCTGGACGATGTCATGAGCCTGGCGGAGGGGCTTGTGGTCTCGGTCGTCGAGCGTGTGCTGGAGACGCGCCAGCCAGAGCTGCGGACACTCGAGCGCGACACGCGCCGCCTGGAGCAGGTCAAAGCCCCGTTTCCGCGGATTACCTATGACGAGGCAATCGAGCGGTTGCGAGCATCGGGCCAGCAGGTCAACTGGGGCGGCGACTTCGGCGGGACCGACGAAACCGTCCTCTCCGCGCAGTTCGACCGCCCAGTCATGGTGCACCGGTTCCCGGCGGCGGTGAAGGCGTTCTACATGAAGCCGGACCCCGAGCGTCCGGACATCGCGCTGGGTGTGGATGTGCTGGCACCTGAAGGATATGGAGAGATCGTCGGGGGTGGTGAGCGGCTGGCCGACTACGACCTCCTGCTGGAGCGCATCAAGGCGCATCAGCTCCCACCTGAGGCGTTCGAGTGGTACCTCGACCTCCGGCGCTGGGGCTCGGTGCCGCACGGCGGCTTCGGCATGGGCGTGGAGCGTGTCGTGGCCTGGATCTGCGGGCTGGAGCACGTGCGCGAGACGATACCGTTCCCGAGGATGCTGTATCGGTTGAGTCCGTGA
- a CDS encoding ribosome maturation factor RimP — protein MTVDPRVERIRGMAERVARSHDLDIFDVELKREAGGWLLRVILDRPVARDDSGAVLVEPLGSGISLDECQRVSEDLGTLLHVEDALPLLDAAYTLEVSSPGLDRPLRDPDDYRRFTGRQVKLVVPEGIDGQKHLEGRLHGVEDDVALVEVRRGRVVHIPLHMVSRARLEVEF, from the coding sequence ATGACAGTCGACCCGCGGGTCGAGCGTATCCGGGGAATGGCGGAACGCGTCGCCCGGTCGCACGACTTGGACATCTTCGACGTCGAGCTCAAGCGTGAGGCGGGCGGCTGGCTCCTGCGCGTGATTCTCGATCGCCCCGTGGCGCGTGACGACTCGGGTGCGGTTCTAGTCGAGCCCCTGGGAAGCGGCATCAGCCTCGACGAGTGCCAGCGGGTGAGCGAAGACCTTGGCACGCTGCTCCATGTCGAGGACGCGCTTCCCCTGCTGGATGCGGCATACACCCTTGAAGTGTCGTCGCCGGGGCTGGATCGGCCCCTCCGGGACCCTGACGATTACCGTCGCTTCACGGGACGCCAGGTGAAGCTCGTCGTGCCCGAGGGGATCGACGGACAGAAGCACCTCGAGGGCCGCTTGCATGGTGTCGAAGACGACGTGGCCCTGGTGGAGGTGCGGCGCGGACGCGTGGTACACATCCCGTTGCACATGGTGTCGCGCGCCAGGCTGGAAGTAGAGTTTTGA
- the nusA gene encoding transcription termination/antitermination protein NusA codes for MSNPLLQTIESLAKEKGIDPELVISAIEEAVATASRKAYKTGENLKARLNPDTGDVDLFAVKEVVESVTGELTEIALDEAQRMYRELYGEEYASAIEVGDEIEFPKSKEPLGRIAAQTAKQVIFQKVREAERENIYEEYSQRVGEVVTASVKRFESGDIVVEIGRVEATLPRREQSRAENYSVGDRVRAVIKSVNKNVKGPQVVLSRTDPALLVKLFEQEVPEIYDGTVMIRGAVREAGDRAKVAVYSRERDVDPVGACVGMKGTRVQAIIRELRGEKIDIVEWSEEPIEFVTNAISPARVQRVTIVDEAEKVMEVVVEDKQLSLAIGKKGQNVRLAAKLTGWKIDIKSEEEKRKEVEAQFEGLALESTEAAADVVAEEAATAAESSVEPAAEPAAEGAGEEGVEPVEVGSIEPAEAPNRDQLAEATTEGMPEAEEGGETPAPSEEEAVASAAKGNEEDQSNRG; via the coding sequence ATGAGCAACCCACTGTTGCAGACCATCGAGTCGCTCGCCAAGGAGAAGGGCATCGATCCGGAGCTCGTGATCAGTGCCATCGAGGAAGCGGTTGCCACCGCATCGCGCAAGGCGTACAAGACGGGCGAGAACCTGAAGGCGCGTCTCAATCCGGACACGGGTGACGTCGACCTCTTCGCCGTCAAGGAAGTGGTCGAGTCGGTGACGGGTGAGCTCACCGAGATTGCGTTGGATGAAGCGCAGCGGATGTATCGCGAGCTGTACGGAGAAGAGTATGCGAGCGCGATCGAGGTCGGGGACGAAATCGAGTTCCCGAAGTCGAAGGAGCCGCTTGGCCGAATCGCCGCGCAGACCGCCAAGCAGGTCATTTTTCAAAAGGTCCGCGAGGCCGAGCGAGAGAACATCTACGAGGAGTACAGCCAGCGCGTCGGTGAGGTCGTGACGGCGAGTGTCAAGCGCTTCGAGAGCGGCGACATCGTCGTGGAGATCGGCCGCGTCGAGGCCACCTTGCCGCGACGCGAGCAGTCGCGGGCCGAGAACTATAGCGTCGGCGATCGGGTTCGCGCGGTCATCAAGAGCGTCAACAAGAACGTCAAGGGCCCGCAAGTGGTGCTCTCGCGGACGGACCCAGCCCTCTTGGTGAAGCTGTTCGAGCAGGAAGTGCCCGAGATCTACGACGGCACGGTCATGATCCGCGGCGCCGTCCGCGAGGCGGGCGACCGCGCCAAGGTCGCGGTGTACTCGAGAGAGCGTGACGTCGATCCGGTCGGCGCGTGCGTCGGCATGAAAGGCACGCGCGTGCAGGCGATCATCCGCGAGCTGCGCGGCGAGAAGATCGACATCGTCGAGTGGTCGGAAGAGCCAATCGAGTTCGTGACCAACGCGATCAGTCCTGCGAGAGTGCAGCGCGTCACCATCGTCGATGAGGCCGAGAAGGTCATGGAGGTCGTCGTCGAGGACAAGCAGCTGTCGCTCGCGATCGGCAAGAAGGGCCAGAACGTGCGGCTCGCCGCCAAGCTCACCGGCTGGAAGATCGACATCAAGAGCGAGGAAGAGAAGCGCAAGGAGGTCGAAGCGCAGTTCGAGGGCCTCGCGCTCGAGTCCACGGAGGCTGCAGCTGACGTCGTCGCGGAGGAAGCGGCGACTGCGGCTGAGTCGTCCGTTGAACCGGCGGCCGAACCAGCGGCCGAGGGAGCCGGCGAGGAAGGTGTCGAGCCGGTTGAGGTGGGCTCGATTGAACCGGCCGAGGCGCCCAATCGGGACCAACTGGCCGAGGCAACAACGGAAGGGATGCCGGAAGCCGAAGAAGGTGGCGAGACGCCGGCGCCTTCCGAGGAGGAAGCCGTCGCGTCGGCGGCCAAAGGCAACGAAGAAGACCAATCGAATCGCGGTTGA